Genomic segment of Macaca nemestrina isolate mMacNem1 chromosome 3, mMacNem.hap1, whole genome shotgun sequence:
AGcagttcaacaaatggtgctccTCCAAGAGCCGGTTATTTGAGCCACTACAAAGAACCTCTCATCTGAGCCAATGTCACCCAAACTATGGGCCATGAATCCTGGAGGGAGGGGAATTACTCTTAGATGGCATCAGTATGAATAGTTTTAACTgtagaaataatgtttttgaaaagGATTAGAAAAGCATAAAACTAGCTCATCAAACCCATCATTTTGCAGATGTTTCCGAATGAGGTCAAATTAGGGTGAACAGATTAAGGAAAACTAAGTAAATAAGTTCAAGTGATACACAGGTGTAGCAAAAACCATGAAGAATGATGACAAACTGACATTTGAGTATCACTGACCTAAGTAACTGGATCCATCCCACAGTTTTTCTCTAGAGTaagaaaaatttggaaataatagGTTATTCACCCCTACCCTGCCAACCATACAATATGCATTCGTTctgaatgttatttttatttatttatttgtatttgccTTCTCTCCATTACTATAGTACCCCTCTGATTCACGAGGCAGGGAAACCCAGTTCCCAAAGCATCCTGAAACTCTGCATTTAAATGGGAGTGTCCTGTGGTGGCTTAACCTTAGAGTGACCTACCTCGAGTTTGCCCTGAATGGCTCAGATCACACCTATAGATcaattaatgttttataattactctgagcattctttttcattttgaaaagtatctgaCTTCGGAACCCAATTAGACAGTTTCCTGTTGTCCTGTCACCTGCTACAGCGCTGATGAGAAGAGTCCTGTGGGCCTCTCTCTACCTCTTTCTCCCAACACCACAGCTTTAAAGACGGTATCTCATTGACTACCTTTGTTGTAAAAAGATAAATAGGCTCTAAGATTTACCAAACAGGATTCTGAATTCCAAACTCCTCCACTTTACAACTATATAGAAAAtagaagttgttttgtttttcccaaagCCTTGCTGCTCTAAAAATGGTCCTGAAACCAGCATTATCTGTATCACCAGAGAGCTTGTTAGAAGTGCAAAATCTCAGCCctaccccagacctgctgaatccaAATCTACATTTTAACTAGAGCTCCAGCTAATGCCTATGCATAATAAAATTGGAGGCATACTGCTGTACTGCAAGGCAATTCTTCCATTCTACCAAATTACATcccttcattcatttatcaatatttatttattgagcactaaccacatatgtgctaggcactgtgctgacAGCTGGGAAATCAACAgtgaataatacaaataaatatagttCCTGCCCTCATAGAGTTGTCAGTCTAACATGGTGGTTTCTCAACCTTGGAAGCTCACATCGGAATCAACTGTGGCACGTAaaatacacactcacacatacacacacaggtgcCTAAAATTCACCCCAGACTACCTACATCTACATACTGTCGGAAACGCTTGAGACTGGGACCCTAGAAACTGTATGTTAAAAAAGCTCCAATTGGTGGAACCACTTCGGAGAGCAATTTGACACACCTAGCAAAGCTGCAGATGGGCGCATCCTAAAAGCAGCACATTGACTTCCAGGATTATATCCTAAAGAAATGAAGACACTTGAGCAAAGAAGACAGAAACAAGAACATTCACTGTAGCACTGTTTCCAGAGAGAATATTGTAGAAACTACCAAATTGCCCCTAAATAAGAGAATGAATAAGTAAACCATGGTTAAGTCAAAGAATCCTGTTACAGAGCAGTCAGAATGAATAAACTCGACCTCTATGTGTTGACATAATCTCAAACATACCTGTTGAGTAAAGACAGTTGCAAAAGGCTACACAGTTTTATCCATACACAAACGTTGCAATCCATTGCTTATGAATTCATATATACGAAGTAAAGTATAAGACATGTTTGGTAAACACCATACCAACTTTAGGAAAATGATTTGCtctgggaggaagagaaaggaaagagatagGGGTGAATGAGTGTCTATTTTTAAGGTAAAAGAGTCTAAAAAGAGTTAGTGCTATTTTTAAGGTAAtgtgtctaaaaataaaagtaaccaaATATGGCTACATTTTAATGTCTGTTAAATCTGAAGGGTAGGTAAACCtatataacattatttttttcatgcttttttgtATGTTAATGTTTTGtgattcaattattatttttaaaatttcttttaaaagcttcACAGGTGATGTGATACAAAACCAGTGCTGAAAATCTCCGTTCTGAGAACATATACTAATAAAAAACCTGGCTATTTAATATCAAGAAAAAGTTAAGttgtccgggtgcagtggctcacgcctgtaatcccagcactttgggaggccgaggtgggcggatcacgaggtcaagagatcaagaccattctggccaacacggtgaaaccctgtctctactaaaaatacaaaaattagctgggcatgggggcacgtgcctgtagtaccctactcaggaggctgaggcaggagaattgcttgaacctggaagcggaggttgcagtgagctgagatggcgccactgcactccagcctggcatcagagcgagactccatctcaaaaaaaaaaaaaaaaagaaaaagaaaaaagaacagaaaaagttaAGTTACTAGcttaaataatttacattcatttttaaaaaaactttcacaTGGAGTAATTTATTAAGCAATATTTTTTAAGAGGCTAAGGTTATTACCCAAGGGAAGCAATATTTCTCCAAGCATGGCCCTCAGCTCACCTATAACAGAATGTGGAGGGAGTAGGAAGGAAGAGGGAACACTAATTTAAAAGGCAGATTCCAGAACCCCAACTAAGACCTACTTAATCAAACTCTCTGGGTGTTGAACCCCAGAGTCTAAATTTTTAATAAGAGAATGCACATGTGGGCACCATTCTTTGGTACACCAAAGAACCTAAAACCATACATTTCTTTGTTTAATGAGGTAATACTCGTCATactctgaaaattaaaatgaagtgtAGAGAATACTTTCTAAATATTTGAGACAGTAATTCCACCAGTATATATTCAAGCAGATCCAGATAAAAATTTTCCTGCACCGTGTACCTAACTTGAAGgacaaagaaatgtattttaggaAGACAACCATCATTTCACAATGCCTTTCTAAAAGAACTTGAAAGAGCAACTGGGTAAACAGGAAAACTCCACAAGTCCAGTTTTGCTGCTGTTCTCACCGGAACAGGCCCTAGACACAATTTTCACTAAAGCCAATTTCAATTAAACCAAGCAAATGTGGCTCGACCAAGGCCTGGCTGGCACAGGAAGGTCTCCTGAATTTACTATCAAAACTCAAGATATCTTCTCAGTGCCactctattatttttttgttacTCGTTTTCACCCCTCCACAGTGATTATCTTGTCATCATTTTTTTCACCTGCATCTTCCAATTCATCCCTACCTTTCATGACTTTTGCTTTGGTCTCCTTGATTTTCCTCTTCATTGTCCCTGTTTTCAGacaaaaccaaaactacaatCCTGACTTTCAAGCCCTGGAAAACTGCTCCCAAGCCCGAGTTGAAAACAAACCAGCataacaaacacatgaaaagatgttcaacctccCCTAGCAAACAGAAAAAGTGCAAATTTTAAACCACAAAGGCACAATTTCACACCCATCAGACTGGCAAAACATCAAGTCTAGCAATATCAAATATCTGTAAACATGTGAAGCAATTGGAACCCCCAAATGCTGCTTGGTTGGAATGCAAATTGGTACAACTTCTTTGGAGAGCAATCTGGCAACTTATTAAAGAAGACGATCTAATttctttgacccagcaattccctTCCAGGTTTACACCACAGAGAAACTGTCAACTGTCAACTGTGTACACTATACACAGGGAGATGAGTTCACAACTGTTCATTGCACTAAAACAGCACTCACAAATTTGTAAGCCTGCTTACAACATTACAATGAATGTGTCATagcatatttatataataaaatgtggtTATATAGCAGTTAAACCAGGATTATGTGTCTCTCAATAGCAAAATCacaatttaaacaataaaagcaAACTGAGAAGAATGTTTAGTATTATAAAGCAtgtttaaaacatgaaaaaatacacTATATCTAGTTTATGAATGCACACAaatctagtaaaaatataaaaatacacaataaacAACAAATGCAGAATAGTGGTGGAGGGGCAACAAGATCAGGAAGGACTCATAGGtggttttaaatgtatatatagtattttatttcttcacgGGGTGGGGAGTACACGAGTATTCACTCTATTATTCTACATTTCTGTATGTCTAAAAATCACCCTCACTCAGAAAAAAAGCCAAAGTCTGAGCTAATTTAAAAGTATCTGAGGGTTCTGAAAGTGGCATTGGAACTTGAGGAAGAACAGGAAGGTTGGCCCTATGAGTGTAAAGTGAAGCTTTGGGGACCATGGAGTCCCACTACCATGATCTTAAAACCATCCATGACAAAGAATCATTCTCAGAATTGTGGTAAACTTCCATGTACAGCACTTAAAACATCCCTCAAACTTCAAGTCATAGTCCCAGAAGAGAAATATTCCAAAAACCCTTTACTGTTGGGGTTGGTTGGTAATCGAGTTTGTCTCAAGAATGTTTTtgcagcagggcacagtggctcatgcctttaatcctagtactctgagaggctgaggcgggcggatcaactgagatcaggagtttgagaccagcctggccaacatggtgaaaccctatctctactaaaaatgcaaaattagccaggcatggtagcaggcacctgtaatcccagctactcgggaggctgaggcaggagaatcatttcaatccaggaggcagaggttgcagtgagccatcgcactccagcctgggcaccaagaacaaaactctatctcaaaaaaaaaaaaaaaaaaagattttgctggTTGATTTTTGGGTGGCCTTTTCTCTTAAAGACCACCAAGGCCTTTCAAACCCTTAGGCCAGCATTTGGTTCCACCACAACTGAAGGTTTGTTATAAGAAGCTGCATTAAAATAATTAGACCAGAAAAGTTAACTAGACTAAAAGACACCATCTTTTACATCTCTTCTAGTTAGTTAGCTTTGGGTGGCTTCATGGGTAGGCTAGAGATAGAGATAGGTGGTTACCAAATACCCTTCTGATGATACCACAGAATTTAATACCGTCATGGAACCCCAATCCATTCACACTAACTAGAAAGACTaggaggggggaaaaaagacatCTGAGCTAGAGAAATTTCTCTTAATTGCTAAgagaataaaaattgaaaatgtctTTCAATTATAACATAAACATACCAAAATTCCACTTAGTGAAGAATAAATAAACAGGTTTTATGGTATGAGTGAACTGAAGCACATAAAGTTGCTATTCAGAAAAGGTATCATAATCTTTCATTCTAACTAAATACTGGCATTCAACTTCGTTTTCTTGGAGGAgtccaagaaaaacagaaaaatccgCAGAACTAATTGTCAGGTCCCGACCTAACATAAACCTCTGCATATGAGACCAGTGGGGCCagaaaaacagaatttcttttctttaaacattaaCTCACCTCACCTCACACTGTATTTTCTAACCCCAGCAACTATCAGAGTAGACCCTCACATGACTTTACACCTAGCTGATACATTAACTAAACTTACAGTTGCCAACTATCTTTGAGAATGGCAAGCATGAATAACAGTAACAGAGGAAAAGGCAAGATATCTGTTCCCCCAAATCATAAGaccaacatattttttaataattaaaaaattgtttccaaCCATTCTCAAAATACTTGCCTTAGGTAAGTAGTTATcaagataaaactataaaaattctctagttttctttcaaaattttaatgtttactttccctttatttcaacataacttcatttatttatatgtatatgtttttatttacatgattttatttgtttgtttgtttttggtagagatggggtctcactatgttgcctaggctgatcttgaactcctgggctcaaacagtcctcttgcctcagcctcccaagtactggtaTTACCAGTGACCCACCATGGCCAGCCTACTTCATTGatttaaaagaactaaaatctGGCACTCAAACTGGTGTCAAAAATTACCCTGAGGCTGCTCTACAGATGCTAAAATGCTAATATCTCATAAGTTTAATGCAGTTTTAAACAAGGCAGTTAGGTAACGAAGTGGTTGCTAACCAATTAAGAGGTGCAGATTTTCATAAAGGCTTTATCTAAGAAATTCTACTAAGAAGCTTTTCATGACCAAAACCAGAAAATCAGTTTTagaagatgagaaaaacaaaggtCCTCAGAAATACAACAATTTGTCCAAAAGCACCATTGGATTCATGCTTAACTGGAGAGACACCCAATGGTGCAGATTTCAATTCTAACTCACATTGACTATAATCATGTCCtcatataaaataaaagccaGAAGTAGAACATGTATCCAACTTTGGTCAAAtgagaatatatttttgaaatgtccTGTTGTATTAATCAGTCTTTCCACTGTACAGCTGCTGGGAGTTTGTTCAACCTCTATCTGTGCTGGTATCACACTGTATTGAAATGGTTTCATCTTTACCAATGTTACACCCACAAGATAAGGAACGGTGGGACAGGGACCCACCTCATTCATTTATTAAGCAGTTGAATATAGTCTGTGCCAACACTAACATAGCAGGTCCTCAACAGATGGCCATTTATTGGAACAAAACTTGTAATCTATTTGATACACGGCATTTTCTCAGAGGTACATCTTACAGCATTATTAACAAATGAAATAAGATTAGAAGATCTGGACCAATTTGCATTGGTATGTCACATTTGGTTTCTTCTAACTAATGCTTCCTTTTTAGAAAATTCCTCAAGCTCTTCAAacaggaaactttaaaaaaacccaaaaacaaaaaccttccatTTGCAGGGCCATAAATATATATAGGAAGTTAAATCCATTGGTCTGGATAAAAATCAGAGGATTAtcaacagaagacatttcctcATGCTTGGTAGCAGCTAGTGCATTATGAAAATTACAACACACCAGCCAAACAAGCTTTACTATATCTGAACCAGACACTGCTGTGTGGCCAAGCTGCCTTGCCCTGAGCAAGTTCATCAAGAATTACCATGGCAGGAATTCACacggaagaaaaattaaaacaaatggaaactaGTACTAAACTTCCAGTGGACAATAAAAGTTCAGCAAGTGGGTGGGTAAGTGGAGGAATGAAGATATTTTCCAAGTTTCCTATATCTAAAACTGGCACAAGAAGTATAGGGATGTTTAGTTCTCAATCACACAAAGTATCTGCCACAAGTTTGGTTTCTACTCTGCCGGGTCCTTTCTTATCTGGTGGAGGAAACAAATCCACTTTCAATGATAGatcttcattttttcctgttaCCCAGAAAAATGGTATCTTCTAACATCCTTTCTGGTCACATATCAGCCTGTTCAAAATATGTCAAACgatctgcttaaaaaaaaaaaaaaaaaaaaaaaatgcaatcctCACTTGCTCTTACTACAACTACTCAAACCAGCTGGGACCAAACAAACTTAGGAGTGGGAAGGGTCAGTAAGAGGCCCACAGAGAAGCTAAGCAGTGAGAAGGGACCTGTAAGACACCTACCTGGAAACAATTCATTATTGAGCGAAGAATCAAGGTCCAGTGAATATTTACGTCTGATCCAGTGAAAAGACAGCAGTTTTCTCATATCCAGCCTTCTCCTCTGGGAAGGAAGACTGGGAGGGGCGGCAggggcggtgggggtggggggggggtgaCCTGAGCAGGGGGCGGGGTTAAGGATTCCCACTCCAGCCTTCCTAAACGTGGGCGGTGTTTATATTAGTGGTTGCTTCCACCAGGTctgaaatggcatgatctccactgTCCTTTAAACACCTGGTAGATGacataacaatgagaaagatgaTGTTGACAATGACACTGAGTTCTAGCCATGTACCAGGCCCTATGCCCGAGTAATACAATATTAACATCTCCTTTTGGTAGATAAGGAAAGTCTAAGACTGGGCAACTTGTTCAAGGACACAAAGCCAACATGTGTTAGAACCAGGACctgccgagcatggtggctcacagcagTAATTTGGcgcttcggaaggctgaggtgggaggacctcttgagcccaagaattaGGGACCACCTTGGGGAACAaagggagacccagtctctatggaaaatttaaaaattagccaggcatggtggcacgtgcctgtagtcccagctactcagaaggcagaggtgggagaatcgcttgagcctgggaggtggaggctgtagtgagccaccatgttcatgccactgcactccagcctgagtgacagtgtgagaccctgtcaaaaaaaaaaaaaaaaaaggaaccaggaCCTGAACCCAGAAAGTCTGACATTAGAACCCAAACTCTGTCACTCTCTCTAGACACAGCGTCTAAATAGGCACATCGGACTCTTTAATTAATGAAATTACTTGTTCCTCACTTCATCTGGGTGATGGTCCTAAATTTGGTACCTTTTTAGGTCTCCACCCAAGATGTCAACTCTCAGGGCAGTATTGGCCTGCTCCTCTCAGGTCCTCCCCACACCCTGTCTCCCTAGCTGAGTTTCACTGAAACACATTGTGACATTCAGCCCAGGTGTGCCAGAAAGCCCCAACAGCACTGAGGGCGGGAGGGAGGCGGGAGGGAGGCGGGTGGGGGGAGGTTGGGGGCTGGCTTCCTCTAGGAACATGCTAGCTCTCAAGTTTCCAGCCTGCTTCTACACAGAGAGGTGTAACCACACACAAGCTGGACAAGAACACCACCAAGGGCTGGGACGGAGCCTAACTACCCTGTAGTATCCTTAGGCCTGCGGCCACACCAACAGACATGAAAGAGTATTCAAGCTGCTCCTGATTCACAGTTCCCTCAGAAGCTGGTCGtaggagagagaaactgagaaggCATCACCTCTATAACAAGCAGCCCCTCCACAGGAATAAGAGTAAACCTGTCTCCTcgcagagaaatgaaaaaagagaaaacagaaaggcTCCAGGATCCACTCCCTGTATGAATTCGCCCGGCACCAACCAATACCTGTGCAGCTATCACTCTGGGAGGCCCCAGCATTTGCTCTGCTGGCCGTGACAGTGGCACGTCCCACTGTGCTGAAAGCTGAAGCCAGCAGGTCTCAATTCCACCCCTGAGCTAACACAAGGTTTCTTAATGCTCCTTTGCCATGTGTTGATCTTGCAACAGAATGTGGGACAGAAGATTTAAAAAGCTATGTGATGGGGGAAGGACAGCCAGATCACCTTACACCAGGGCTTCTCCATCAAGCTTCCTTGGATTCCCTTTAGGGGCCAGTATTACTAGCTTCTAGGGAGGTTTTCCTCAAACTGGCACTGTAAGAGCACGTGTTGCCTCTGGGGACCAGTTTGGGAGGGGGCTGGAGGGGGGCGGGGTGCAGTCTAAAGAATGGAGCAAAGCACACATCATCTCACCCTGCAAGGGACAGCAATGCCTTACTCCAGTCTGAGCTCCCAAAGGCTCTGACAAGTGGAGGTGCCAGCAGGGTCCACCCTGGGGACCCTGGGGACCCAAGGGCTGGAGGTTCTTCCTACAGAAAAAGGGAAAGCAATGGGAGAAGCCCAAATTAAAGTGACCACCGCGTCATGGGCTCGGACTGCATCAGAACCCAGGGATGTCCCTGGCTGTATCCATGCCCGCCAGCCTCCCCTAGGTCTACAGCGGATAAGGTAGGATAACCCTGGAGACCTCCTCCAAGCCCACAGCCGGCCCCACCCTTAGGGCATGCAAATATTACCGCTACAGAGCCTTGTCCCtttttcacagatggggaaactgaggcatgcgGAGCAAATTACGGTGCTTTTTCAAACCAGGTTGAAGTTCACTTCTCTAGCCACAATTTTGCACTTTTTTACAGCTTTATTAcatttccaatttctccatatacACAATTGGTGTTGCAAAGTGAATTCTAAACACCGCTGAAGGACTGAACTCAAAATGAGATGAGGGCAGTCTGGGCGTCCAACAAGGCCGACTTGACCGCAAGAAGAGGATGGgtgcccccacctccaccttatcccccaccccctccctgggGACGTTCAGGTTCGGTCGCTTCCCTTCCCTCAAGCCGCTTCCACCGCAACCCAAGGGCGGGGGCGCAGCAGCGGGGCCCCGGGATCGCCGGGCGGGCTCTGATGTACCGGGGCTGAGGCGGGCGCGGGGGGCTCGGGGACCCTCCCCGGCCGCTGAGGGGGCTGCGACCGCGCGCCCAGCTCGGCGGCCGGGAACTTCTGGCGGCGCGGACCCCGCCGCCCCAGCCGCCGGGCGAATGGTGCAGTTCGGGCTTCCCTTTCTTTGCCTCGCCGCGAGTCGGGCGCGACCCCGAGGCGGCTCGGCCACTCACCATATTACAGATGGAGGCGATGTTTCGGACAGTCATTAGTCTAAAGGTTGCAGCGATCCCTCACCGCCATCTTTACAAGGGGAAACCGGGACTGCCCATGGTGGCGCGCTGGCGGGGAGGCCGGGCGGCGGCGCGGCGGCCTGGGGTCCAGCTTTCAGTTTGGCTGGGAGAGGGAGGCcgggaggaggaggcggcggcgcgGGGAGGGCGGGGAGGGAGCGCGGAGGGGCGGGGAGTGGCGGAGCGAGGGAGCCTGGGCCGCGGCCGGCGGCGCGGGGAGGAGGGGCGGCCCGGGCGCGCCGCGTGAGTCCGAGCCGGCCGCTCCGAGCGCTCCGGGCTGGGTTCCCGGGCCCCGCCGCGCCGCCTCCCTCCCCGCCCGGCCTGGCCTCCTGCTTTTCCATTTGATTCCCTGCCTCTCTCTATTCGGACTGGAATGCCGGGCCAGGCTCCGGGGCGCGCCGCTGCGGCAGCCGCACCCCGCAGGTCCCCCTGGCCGACTCCGACGCGGAAGCAGCGGCCCTCCTCGCCGTCGGGAAGCCAGGGAGCCGGGGACGGCACGGGGCGCGGGGTGGGGAGGCGGGAGGCCCGGGCCGGGGCGAACCCGGGGCCGCCTTCCGTCCTCGCTTTTTCCTCGTCGCCTTCCTCCCGCCGCGCCTCGGCAGCCTCCGGTGTTTAGTTTTTGGCGAGGGGTAGGGGTGGCAACGTCCAACTTTTAGTTCTTCCCGAGGGTTCCAACCAGATGGCACCGGCGGGGACCCAAGAAGTAAAATGGGGCGAGGACACCGGAGCGGTCAGAGAGCCCTCGCCAGCCGCGGGCCGGGCGCCCGAGAAAGGGCGCCAGGAGGCGAGAGGAATCCGGGTCTGGGCGGAGGCCAGCAGCGGCGCGCTTGGGCGGCTTGTAACATTAGCGGGTCCAAAGGAGACGTCCCGGTTCCGCGCAAGCACTAAGGAGCAGAAGGAACGAAAACAAAACTTTTCCATATCTTCAAGGCAGGCATACCCCTCTCAGGGATGCCCAGCCTCCAATTGTTGAGATGGACGCTGTATGGGATCATGCACATTTCCCGCATTAAAGGTCGTGTCTGTGGGTTCAGAGGGTGAGTCTGTGCACCACTTAGCAGATAGGTCCACGCGAATTGAAGGGGCCGGTTTCTGAATGTGTGAAACAGTTACACATACAAAGTTGCAATTCGATGCTTTCATGGGAGAAGTTGTACAAGTGAGATGCGTGATAAATTCTTAAATCAATATTTAATGACAAATTGAATCAGAAGAAAAATTAGTTGAAGATAACTTTTATCTAACCAAGAGTAAACATTTGAGAGCCCTTGATTGCTAATACCCCCTAGGATCTGGGGAGGAAACAGTAAGACAGACTCGTTGACTGAAGGTTTTGGGAGTCATGTCACTGTGTTTTCCAGTGCACATAAGAAGTAATATTCCTGCTTAAGTCTTTCAACCtaaatattatttccaaataCATCCTGATGATAATTTCTTCCATTGTAAGTCATGactgattttcttctctctctctctctctctctctctctctctttgttttttaagagacggggtctctatgttgcccagcctgatcttgaactcctgggctccagtgatcatcccaccttggcctaccaaagcgctgggacaacaggcgtgaaccactgcacccaatGCTTACATTCATGATCTCCTTTAATCGCCACCATAACTATTAGCCGGTAGACGCTATTATCTCGTTTTTTGCAGATCAGTAACATAAGGCTTAGAGGATCAAGTATCCTGCCCAGATGCCTTACCGAAATGCTACAGATGAAGTTGGTGTGGTAACCTGGGCTGAGCACtctgggagaggaagagaagagagaagacaaaaaacAACTGAGCTATGACCAATCCCAACACAGAGGCCCAGAAAACTTTAAGATTTGAGGATTAATGTCTCAAGGTCAGGAGCAACCTCAAGACTAAAACTCAGATCTCAGGACTCAATTTCACAGAAGTTCCACTATAAAGGCATTAATCCAAATCTTTAAATGatatgaaaattttataataagAGTTCAATATTTCTGCGAACATTGGCACATGGATTGCAAAGTCCACAGGATTGAAAACACCATCAACATAATGGAAATTGAACATCATCTGATTACTGAGTGCTATATCAGCAAGTTAAACGGAtcttttgtatacattttaatgGTGTATCTCCT
This window contains:
- the LOC139362377 gene encoding uncharacterized protein isoform X1; amino-acid sequence: MRAVWASNKADLTARRGWVPPPPPYPPPPPWGRSVLPEGSNQMAPAGTQEVKWGEDTGAVREPSPAAGRAPEKGRQEARGIRVWAEASSGALGRLVTLAGPKETSRFRASTKEQKERKQNFSISSRQAYPSQGCPASNC
- the LOC139362377 gene encoding uncharacterized protein isoform X2 encodes the protein MRAVWASNKADLTARRGWVPPPPPYPPPPPWGRSDGTGGDPRSKMGRGHRSGQRALASRGPGARERAPGGERNPGLGGGQQRRAWAACNISGSKGDVPVPRKH